From a region of the Basfia succiniciproducens genome:
- the tsaE gene encoding tRNA (adenosine(37)-N6)-threonylcarbamoyltransferase complex ATPase subunit type 1 TsaE: MTELTHYNQYIADENAMIAFGQQLVQAINKLDNNKPVVIYLNGDLGAGKTTLSRGMIQGLGHQGNVKSPTYTLVEEYHLQNKHIYHFDLYRLSDPEELEFMGIRDYFGTDTICLIEWAEKGIGLLAEPDLIVNIRYADNARDIDLIAQNAQGEQIITLLAAK; the protein is encoded by the coding sequence ATGACAGAATTAACTCACTACAATCAATATATCGCCGACGAAAACGCTATGATTGCTTTTGGTCAACAATTAGTTCAAGCCATTAATAAACTTGATAACAATAAACCTGTTGTTATTTATTTAAACGGCGATTTAGGAGCGGGTAAAACAACGTTAAGTCGAGGTATGATTCAAGGTTTAGGACATCAAGGTAACGTAAAAAGCCCGACTTACACTTTGGTTGAAGAATATCATTTGCAGAATAAGCATATTTATCACTTTGATCTCTATCGCCTAAGCGATCCGGAAGAGCTTGAATTTATGGGAATCCGCGATTATTTTGGCACGGATACCATTTGCCTTATCGAATGGGCGGAAAAAGGTATCGGATTGCTTGCCGAACCGGATCTTATTGTAAATATCCGTTATGCAGATAATGCTCGCGATATTGACCTTATCGCACAAAACGCACAGGGCGAACAAATTATTACATTATTAGCAGCAAAATAA
- the arcA gene encoding two-component system response regulator ArcA — MLSPQILIVEDETVTRNTLKSIFEAEGYEVFEATDGNQMHQIIETQEINLVVMDINLPGKNGLMLARELREKTNTALMFLTGRDNEVDKILGLEIGADDYITKPFNPRELAIRARNLLHRTMAENEKNSNTHVDAYRFNGWTLDINKRALIDPESVEYKLPRSEFRAMLHFCENPGKIQTREDLLKKMTGRELKPQDRTVDVTIRRIRKHFEDHPDTPEIIATIHGEGYRFCGEIE, encoded by the coding sequence ATGCTTTCTCCACAAATTTTAATTGTTGAAGACGAAACGGTGACCAGAAATACCCTAAAAAGTATTTTTGAAGCTGAAGGGTACGAAGTATTTGAGGCTACTGACGGCAATCAAATGCATCAAATTATCGAAACGCAAGAAATCAACCTTGTGGTTATGGACATCAACCTTCCCGGCAAGAACGGTTTAATGCTTGCGCGCGAACTTCGAGAGAAGACCAATACGGCACTCATGTTCTTGACCGGTCGTGATAACGAAGTAGACAAAATTCTGGGTTTAGAAATCGGTGCCGATGACTATATTACTAAACCCTTCAACCCGCGAGAGCTGGCTATTCGTGCCCGCAATCTATTGCATCGCACAATGGCGGAAAATGAAAAAAACAGTAATACGCATGTTGATGCCTACCGTTTTAACGGCTGGACATTGGATATTAACAAAAGAGCGTTAATTGATCCGGAATCCGTTGAATACAAACTTCCGCGCAGCGAATTCCGTGCGATGCTGCATTTCTGCGAAAATCCCGGAAAAATTCAAACCCGCGAGGATTTATTGAAAAAAATGACCGGCCGGGAATTAAAACCGCAAGATCGTACGGTTGACGTCACCATTCGCCGTATCCGTAAACATTTTGAAGATCATCCGGATACACCGGAAATTATCGCCACGATCCATGGTGAGGGCTATCGTTTCTGCGGTGAAATCGAATAA
- the rsgA gene encoding small ribosomal subunit biogenesis GTPase RsgA, whose protein sequence is MTKRKLTQNQKRRIHSNNVKALDRHHRRAKKEIDWLEEMLGDTQDGVVVTRYSMHADVENSQGEIFRCNLRRTLANVVVGDHVVWRRGHEKLQGISGVIEAIKPRENEIARPDYYDGLKVMASNIDRIIIVSSVLPALSLNIIDRYLVICENANIPAVILLNKVDLLTDEQWREAEEQLEIYRKIGYETLMISAISGKNMEKLTALLADGTSIFVGQSGVGKSSLINYILPEVNAQTGEISETSGLGQHTTTSSRLYHLPQGGNLIDSPGIREFGLWHLEPAQITNGYREFQYFLGTCKFRDCKHIDDPGCALREAVELGKIHPVRFDNYHRLISSREENKSQRHFMEQDIR, encoded by the coding sequence TTGACTAAGCGTAAATTAACTCAAAATCAAAAACGTCGAATTCATTCAAATAATGTAAAAGCATTGGATCGTCATCACCGAAGAGCAAAAAAAGAGATTGATTGGCTGGAAGAAATGCTTGGCGATACGCAAGACGGTGTTGTCGTCACTCGTTATTCTATGCATGCGGATGTGGAGAATAGTCAAGGCGAGATTTTCCGTTGTAATTTACGTCGCACATTAGCCAATGTGGTGGTGGGAGATCATGTAGTGTGGCGCCGAGGGCATGAAAAACTACAGGGTATTAGCGGGGTCATTGAAGCGATTAAACCGCGTGAAAATGAAATTGCCCGCCCGGATTATTATGACGGACTGAAAGTCATGGCATCGAATATCGATCGCATTATTATTGTCTCGTCGGTGCTACCGGCGTTATCCCTGAATATTATTGATCGTTATTTGGTTATTTGTGAAAACGCTAATATTCCTGCCGTTATCTTGTTGAATAAGGTTGATTTATTAACGGACGAACAGTGGCGGGAAGCGGAAGAACAACTGGAAATCTACCGAAAAATCGGCTATGAAACATTAATGATTTCGGCGATTAGTGGAAAAAATATGGAAAAACTGACCGCACTTTTAGCGGATGGTACGTCGATTTTCGTCGGGCAATCCGGGGTAGGGAAGTCCAGTTTAATCAACTATATTTTACCGGAAGTTAATGCGCAAACCGGTGAAATCAGCGAAACTTCGGGATTGGGACAGCATACCACCACGTCTTCCCGTTTATATCATTTACCGCAGGGCGGAAATCTGATTGATTCGCCGGGCATTCGAGAGTTCGGTTTATGGCATTTGGAACCTGCACAAATCACCAACGGTTATCGGGAATTCCAATATTTCTTAGGAACCTGCAAATTCCGGGACTGTAAACATATTGACGACCCGGGCTGCGCCTTACGGGAAGCTGTGGAGCTCGGGAAAATCCACCCCGTCAGATTTGATAATTACCATCGCTTGATTTCAAGCCGGGAAGAAAATAAATCGCAACGCCATTTTATGGAGCAGGATATAAGGTAA
- a CDS encoding LysM peptidoglycan-binding domain-containing protein — MKRFFLLFLTALFFAINPAWAAVWTIAIDPGHGGKDPGAISRNLGIYEKNVTLSIAQELKGILDRDPNFRAVLTRRGDYYISVPQRSEIARKNKANYLVSIHADSSENPALKGASVWVLSNRRANDEMGQWLEDHEKQSELLGGAGSVLSNHGSEKYLNQTVLDLQFGHSQRTGYELGRSILRNFAKIADLSRTSPQHASLGVLRSPDIPSVLVETGYLSNATEEAKLSSPSYRKRIAYIIYQGIVDFRKRHLGGEINTSSKIAGQMPTEKTQSANTAKAKDNFKDDKETVQDSGVRHKVKSGETIAKIAGKYNVTSEEIITLNKLKRKDLYIDELVKIPAEKTQSANTAKAKDNFKDDNETVQDSGVRHKVKSGETIAKLARKYDVKSEDIVTLNKFKRKDLYIDELVKIPASAKNRQKNEPVTNTKNTEKAESSAKTAKSELVNGSYTVKNGDTLFSIANRFGVKQEDIIELNKLKNANIFVGKKLKIPTGAKLKEDTKQQTKTNKTAKKETQAEPKTIEKATVSYTVKSGDSISRLANKFDVKAAEIIELNNLKNKELHIGDKIKLPANAKNVVTESKKTSVNKNTAVKGTKSSTKNTTNKKTAKQDTKKK, encoded by the coding sequence ATGAAACGATTTTTTTTACTTTTTTTGACCGCACTTTTCTTCGCTATTAATCCTGCATGGGCGGCAGTTTGGACTATTGCCATCGACCCCGGTCACGGCGGTAAAGACCCTGGTGCCATCAGCCGTAATTTAGGTATATATGAAAAAAATGTCACCCTGTCTATTGCTCAGGAATTAAAAGGAATTTTAGATAGAGACCCGAATTTCCGTGCGGTACTCACCCGCCGCGGTGATTATTATATTTCCGTGCCGCAGCGTTCTGAAATTGCCCGTAAAAACAAAGCGAATTATTTAGTCTCAATCCATGCGGACTCATCCGAAAACCCGGCATTAAAAGGTGCCTCGGTTTGGGTGCTTTCAAACCGTCGGGCAAACGACGAAATGGGCCAATGGCTCGAAGACCACGAAAAGCAATCCGAATTGTTAGGCGGTGCCGGCTCCGTACTGTCTAATCACGGAAGTGAAAAATACCTCAACCAAACCGTATTGGATTTACAATTCGGACACAGCCAACGTACCGGCTATGAACTTGGGCGTAGCATTTTACGCAATTTTGCAAAAATTGCCGACTTAAGCCGTACTTCTCCGCAACATGCAAGTTTAGGCGTTTTACGTTCCCCCGATATTCCGTCGGTATTAGTGGAAACGGGCTATTTATCTAATGCCACGGAAGAAGCGAAGCTCAGCTCACCAAGCTATCGCAAACGTATTGCCTATATTATTTATCAAGGCATTGTCGATTTTCGTAAACGCCATTTGGGCGGAGAAATCAATACATCCTCGAAAATAGCCGGTCAAATGCCGACAGAAAAAACGCAATCGGCTAACACGGCTAAAGCCAAAGACAACTTCAAAGACGATAAAGAAACCGTGCAGGACAGCGGCGTTCGCCATAAAGTGAAATCCGGCGAAACCATTGCGAAAATCGCCGGCAAATATAATGTAACATCCGAAGAAATCATTACATTAAACAAACTCAAACGAAAAGATCTTTATATCGACGAATTGGTGAAAATTCCGGCAGAAAAAACACAATCGGCTAACACGGCTAAAGCTAAAGACAACTTCAAAGACGATAACGAAACCGTGCAGGACAGCGGTGTCCGTCATAAAGTGAAATCCGGTGAGACGATTGCCAAATTAGCCCGTAAATATGACGTAAAATCAGAGGATATTGTTACTTTAAACAAATTTAAACGAAAAGATCTGTATATCGACGAATTGGTGAAAATCCCGGCTTCAGCAAAAAACCGACAAAAAAATGAACCCGTTACAAACACAAAAAACACCGAAAAAGCGGAAAGCAGCGCTAAAACGGCAAAATCAGAATTAGTAAACGGCAGTTATACCGTGAAAAACGGCGATACCCTGTTTAGTATTGCAAACCGTTTCGGGGTCAAACAAGAGGATATAATTGAGCTAAATAAACTGAAAAATGCCAATATTTTCGTCGGCAAAAAATTAAAAATACCGACGGGCGCCAAGTTGAAAGAAGACACAAAACAGCAAACAAAAACCAATAAAACGGCGAAAAAAGAAACCCAGGCAGAACCCAAAACCATTGAGAAAGCCACAGTTTCTTATACGGTTAAATCCGGCGACAGCATTTCCAGATTAGCTAACAAATTTGATGTCAAAGCGGCTGAAATCATCGAATTAAATAATTTGAAAAATAAAGAATTGCATATCGGCGATAAAATTAAATTGCCGGCTAATGCGAAAAATGTTGTCACGGAAAGCAAAAAAACGAGCGTAAATAAAAATACTGCTGTCAAAGGAACAAAATCCTCAACTAAAAATACAACGAATAAAAAAACTGCAAAACAGGATACAAAGAAAAAATAA
- a CDS encoding YbaB/EbfC family nucleoid-associated protein: protein MFGKGGLGNLMKQAQQMQERMQKMQEEIAQLEVTGESGAGLVKVTINGAHNCRRVEIDPSLMEEDKDMLEDLIAAAFNDAARRADELQKEKMASVTAGMPIPPGFKMPF, encoded by the coding sequence ATGTTTGGAAAAGGTGGCTTAGGCAATTTAATGAAACAAGCTCAGCAAATGCAAGAGCGTATGCAAAAAATGCAGGAGGAAATTGCCCAACTTGAAGTAACCGGTGAGTCCGGTGCGGGGTTAGTTAAAGTAACAATTAACGGTGCGCATAATTGCCGTCGCGTGGAAATTGATCCTTCATTAATGGAAGAAGATAAGGATATGTTGGAAGATCTCATCGCTGCCGCATTTAATGATGCCGCTCGCCGCGCGGATGAGTTACAAAAAGAGAAAATGGCGTCAGTTACCGCTGGTATGCCGATTCCTCCGGGTTTTAAAATGCCGTTTTAA
- the recR gene encoding recombination mediator RecR, whose amino-acid sequence MQTSPLLENLIESLRCLPGVGPKSAQRMAYHLLQRDRSGGMNLARALTEAMSKIGHCEHCRTFTEEDICSICDNPRRQNSRLLCVVEMPADIQAIEQTGQFSGRYFVLMGHLSPLDGIGPREIGLDLLQRRLQQEQFNEVILATNPTVEGDATANYIAELCNQQNIKVSRIAHGIPVGGELETVDGTTLTHSFLGRRTIG is encoded by the coding sequence ATGCAAACCAGTCCTTTATTAGAAAATTTAATCGAAAGTTTACGCTGTTTGCCCGGTGTCGGGCCGAAATCCGCACAGCGTATGGCATATCATCTTTTGCAACGGGATCGCAGCGGCGGTATGAATTTAGCCCGTGCGCTTACGGAAGCTATGTCTAAAATAGGACATTGCGAGCATTGCCGGACTTTTACCGAAGAAGATATTTGTTCTATTTGTGATAATCCGCGCCGTCAGAATTCGAGATTGTTATGTGTGGTTGAAATGCCGGCGGATATTCAGGCGATAGAACAGACCGGGCAGTTTTCCGGCCGTTATTTCGTATTGATGGGGCATTTGTCGCCTTTGGACGGTATCGGTCCGCGGGAAATCGGCTTAGATTTATTACAACGCCGTTTACAACAAGAACAATTCAATGAAGTGATTCTTGCTACAAATCCAACGGTTGAAGGTGATGCTACCGCTAACTATATTGCCGAATTATGTAATCAGCAAAATATTAAAGTAAGCCGAATTGCCCATGGGATTCCGGTTGGCGGCGAGTTGGAAACCGTTGACGGTACCACGCTAACGCATTCTTTTTTAGGGCGACGGACAATAGGCTAA
- the ptsI gene encoding phosphoenolpyruvate-protein phosphotransferase PtsI, giving the protein MISGIPASPGIVFGKALVLKEEKIVLDMQKIAEDQVETEVARFYEGRTAAVEQLSAIRDRAEKTLGEEKAAIFEGHLMILEDEELEEEIIDYLRSNKVNAGVAASKIIDQQVAMLADIDDEYLKERAGDIRDIGNRLIKNILGMKIVDLGEINEESILVAYDLTPSETAQLNLDKVLGFITDIGGRTSHTSIMARSLELPAIVGTNNATAMINSGDYLVLDAINNAVYVNPAQDVIDGLKAQQAKLAEEKAELAKLKDLPAVTLDGHRVEVVANIGTIRDCEGADRNGAEGVGLYRTEFLFMDRDQLPSEEEQFIAYKEVVEAMNGRQVVLRTMDIGGDKELPYMNLPKEMNPFLGWRAVRIALDRREILNAQLRAVLRASAFGKLAVMFPMIISVEEIRELKSVIETLKQELHTEGKAFDENIQIGVMCETPSAAVNAKFLAKEVDFFSIGTNDLTQYTLAVDRGNEMISHLYNPMSPSVLSLIKQVIDASHTEGKWTGMCGELAGDEKATILLLGMGLDEFSMSAISVPRIKKLVRSVNFAEAKALADKALQLPTAAEIEKLVADFLAEKTLN; this is encoded by the coding sequence ATGATTTCAGGAATCCCGGCCTCACCAGGTATCGTTTTTGGTAAAGCGTTAGTTCTGAAAGAGGAAAAAATTGTACTTGATATGCAAAAAATTGCTGAAGATCAAGTTGAAACTGAAGTAGCTCGTTTTTATGAAGGCCGTACGGCGGCAGTGGAACAATTAAGCGCCATTAGAGATCGTGCAGAGAAAACTCTCGGTGAAGAAAAAGCGGCTATCTTCGAAGGTCATTTAATGATTCTTGAAGATGAAGAGTTGGAAGAAGAAATCATTGATTATTTGCGTTCAAACAAAGTAAATGCGGGAGTTGCGGCAAGTAAAATCATTGATCAACAAGTTGCTATGCTTGCGGATATTGATGATGAGTACTTAAAAGAACGTGCCGGCGATATTCGCGATATCGGTAACCGTTTAATTAAAAATATCTTAGGCATGAAAATTGTGGATTTGGGCGAAATCAACGAAGAGTCAATCTTGGTTGCTTATGACTTAACGCCATCAGAAACCGCACAATTGAATTTAGACAAAGTATTAGGTTTTATTACTGATATCGGCGGTCGTACTTCACATACCTCTATTATGGCCCGTTCGCTGGAATTACCGGCAATTGTAGGTACAAATAATGCAACCGCAATGATTAACAGCGGTGATTATTTAGTACTTGATGCAATCAATAACGCTGTTTATGTGAATCCGGCTCAAGACGTGATTGACGGCTTAAAAGCCCAACAAGCAAAATTAGCGGAAGAAAAAGCGGAATTAGCTAAATTAAAAGATTTACCGGCAGTAACATTGGACGGTCACCGTGTTGAAGTGGTGGCGAATATCGGTACGATTCGTGACTGTGAGGGTGCGGATCGTAACGGTGCGGAAGGTGTCGGTTTATACCGTACCGAGTTCCTGTTCATGGATCGTGACCAACTGCCTTCAGAAGAAGAACAATTTATCGCTTATAAAGAAGTGGTAGAAGCGATGAACGGTCGTCAGGTGGTACTACGTACCATGGATATTGGTGGTGATAAAGAATTACCGTATATGAATCTGCCAAAAGAAATGAATCCGTTCTTAGGCTGGCGTGCGGTTCGTATCGCATTGGATCGTCGCGAAATCTTAAATGCTCAATTGCGTGCGGTATTACGTGCTTCCGCATTCGGTAAATTAGCGGTAATGTTCCCGATGATTATTTCCGTTGAAGAAATTCGCGAATTGAAATCCGTTATCGAAACTTTAAAACAAGAATTACACACCGAAGGTAAAGCCTTTGATGAAAATATTCAAATCGGTGTAATGTGTGAAACGCCGTCAGCTGCAGTAAATGCAAAATTCTTAGCAAAAGAAGTGGACTTCTTCAGTATCGGTACTAATGATTTAACTCAATATACTTTAGCGGTTGACCGTGGTAATGAAATGATTTCACATTTATATAATCCAATGTCACCTTCAGTATTAAGTTTAATTAAACAGGTTATTGACGCCTCTCATACCGAAGGTAAATGGACTGGTATGTGCGGTGAGTTAGCCGGTGATGAAAAAGCCACTATTTTATTATTAGGTATGGGATTAGACGAATTCAGCATGAGCGCTATTTCCGTTCCTCGTATTAAAAAATTGGTTCGTAGTGTTAATTTTGCCGAAGCAAAAGCATTAGCAGATAAAGCCCTGCAATTACCGACTGCTGCCGAAATTGAAAAATTAGTTGCTGATTTTTTAGCTGAAAAAACATTAAATTAG
- the prfC gene encoding peptide chain release factor 3: MSLNDYPQQVNKRRTFAIISHPDAGKTTITEKVLLYGNAIQTAGSVKGKGSQAHAKSDWMEMEKQRGISITTSVMQFPYNDCLVNLLDTPGHEDFSEDTYRTLTAVDSCLMVIDAAKGVEERTIKLMEVTRLRDTPILTFMNKLDRDIRDPMELLDEVESVLKIHCAPITWPIGCGKLFKGVYHLYKDETYLYQTGQGSTIQEVKIVKGLNNPELDNAVGDDLAQQLRDELELVKGASNEFDHELFIGGELTPVFFGTALGNFGVDHFLDGLTEWAPKPQPRQADTRIVESSEEKLTGFVFKIQANMDPKHRDRVAFMRVVSGKYEKGMRLKHVRIGKDVVISDALTFMAGDRAHAEEAYAGDIIGLHNHGTIQIGDTFTQGEELKFTGIPNFAPELFRRIRLKDPLKQKQLLKGLLQLSEEGAVQVFRPMMNNDLIVGAVGVLQFDVVVSRLKTEYNVEAIYENVNVATARWVECADSKKFEEFKRKNEQNLALDGGDNLTYIAPTMVNLNLAQERYPDVTFFKTREH; encoded by the coding sequence ATGTCTTTAAACGATTACCCACAACAAGTTAATAAACGTCGTACTTTCGCGATTATTTCCCACCCCGATGCAGGCAAAACGACCATCACGGAAAAAGTACTTTTATACGGAAATGCCATTCAAACCGCAGGTTCAGTAAAAGGCAAAGGTTCCCAAGCCCATGCCAAATCCGACTGGATGGAAATGGAAAAACAACGCGGTATATCCATCACTACCTCCGTTATGCAATTCCCTTATAACGACTGCTTGGTCAATTTGCTGGATACCCCGGGACATGAAGATTTCTCGGAAGATACTTACCGCACTTTAACCGCCGTTGACAGCTGCTTAATGGTGATCGATGCGGCGAAAGGGGTTGAAGAGCGAACCATTAAATTGATGGAAGTTACCCGCCTGCGCGACACGCCGATTCTGACCTTTATGAACAAACTTGACCGCGATATCCGTGATCCTATGGAATTATTGGATGAAGTGGAAAGCGTGTTAAAAATCCATTGCGCGCCGATCACATGGCCTATCGGTTGCGGAAAATTATTTAAAGGCGTTTACCATCTTTATAAAGACGAAACCTATTTATACCAAACCGGGCAAGGCTCAACCATTCAGGAAGTAAAAATTGTCAAAGGACTGAATAACCCGGAATTAGATAACGCCGTCGGTGACGACTTGGCGCAACAATTACGTGATGAGCTTGAATTAGTGAAGGGTGCGTCTAATGAATTTGATCATGAGCTGTTTATCGGCGGCGAGTTAACACCTGTCTTTTTCGGTACGGCATTGGGTAACTTCGGAGTGGATCATTTCTTAGACGGATTAACCGAATGGGCGCCGAAACCGCAACCGCGTCAGGCGGATACTCGAATCGTAGAAAGTTCGGAAGAAAAACTGACCGGCTTTGTATTCAAAATTCAGGCAAATATGGATCCGAAACACCGTGACCGCGTTGCCTTTATGCGTGTAGTTTCCGGCAAATATGAAAAAGGCATGAGACTTAAACATGTGCGTATCGGTAAAGATGTGGTGATTTCCGACGCCCTAACCTTTATGGCGGGTGACCGAGCTCATGCGGAAGAAGCTTATGCAGGCGATATTATCGGTTTGCATAACCACGGTACGATTCAAATCGGCGATACTTTCACGCAAGGCGAGGAGCTTAAATTCACCGGTATTCCAAACTTCGCACCGGAATTATTCCGCCGTATTCGATTAAAAGATCCGTTGAAACAAAAACAACTGCTAAAAGGCTTGCTACAACTTTCCGAAGAAGGTGCGGTGCAGGTTTTCCGCCCGATGATGAATAACGATCTGATCGTAGGCGCGGTTGGTGTGTTGCAATTTGATGTGGTGGTTTCGCGACTGAAAACCGAATACAACGTAGAAGCCATTTACGAAAACGTAAATGTGGCAACCGCTCGTTGGGTTGAATGCGCCGATTCGAAGAAGTTCGAAGAATTTAAACGCAAAAACGAGCAAAATCTTGCTTTAGACGGTGGTGATAATTTGACTTATATTGCACCGACTATGGTAAATCTGAATCTTGCCCAAGAGCGCTACCCTGATGTCACTTTCTTTAAGACAAGGGAACATTAA
- the orn gene encoding oligoribonuclease has translation MQLDNQNLIWIDLEMTGLDPENERIIEIATIVTDKDLNILAEGPVLAVHQSDELLAKMSDWCIKTHSANGLVDRVKASKLTERAAELQTIDFLKKWVPKGASPICGNSVAQDKRFLFKYMPELADYFHYRHLDVSTLKELARRWKPELLNGFEKKNTHLALDDIRESIAELAYYRDHFIKLDGDQK, from the coding sequence ATGCAATTAGATAACCAAAATCTAATCTGGATCGACTTAGAAATGACCGGATTAGACCCTGAAAACGAGCGCATTATTGAAATCGCCACCATTGTTACCGATAAAGATCTGAATATTTTAGCCGAAGGCCCGGTGCTTGCCGTACATCAATCCGACGAATTACTCGCCAAAATGAGTGACTGGTGTATAAAAACCCACAGCGCAAACGGTTTAGTGGATCGCGTTAAAGCCAGCAAATTAACGGAGCGTGCCGCCGAATTGCAAACTATCGATTTCCTAAAAAAATGGGTGCCTAAAGGCGCTTCCCCTATTTGCGGCAATAGTGTGGCGCAGGATAAACGCTTTTTATTTAAATACATGCCCGAACTTGCCGATTACTTCCATTACCGTCATTTAGACGTCAGCACTTTAAAGGAACTGGCTCGTCGCTGGAAGCCCGAGCTGCTGAACGGTTTTGAGAAAAAAAATACTCATCTGGCATTAGACGATATTCGCGAAAGCATTGCCGAACTGGCTTATTATCGCGATCATTTTATTAAATTGGATGGTGACCAAAAATAA
- the ptsH gene encoding phosphocarrier protein Hpr, giving the protein MYSKDVEITAPNGLHTRPAAQFVKEAKAFASDVTVTSAGKSASAKSLFKLQTLGLTQGTVITISAEGEDEQNAVDHLVALIPTLE; this is encoded by the coding sequence ATGTATTCAAAAGATGTTGAAATTACAGCTCCTAACGGCTTACACACTCGTCCGGCTGCACAATTTGTAAAAGAAGCAAAAGCGTTTGCATCTGATGTAACAGTGACTTCTGCCGGTAAAAGTGCAAGTGCGAAAAGTTTATTTAAATTACAAACTTTAGGCTTAACTCAAGGAACTGTAATTACAATTTCAGCTGAAGGCGAAGATGAGCAAAATGCTGTTGACCATTTAGTTGCATTAATTCCTACATTAGAATAA
- the crr gene encoding PTS glucose transporter subunit IIA, which produces MGLFDKLFGSKNSKTVEVDIYAPLSGEIVNIEDVPDVVFSEKIVGDGIAIRPNGDKIVAPVDGVIGKIFETNHAFSMESKEGIELFVHFGIDTVELKGEGFTRVAQEGQSVKRGDTIIEFDLPLLEQKAKSILTPVVISNMDEISALDKKVGQVVAGDSVVLSLKK; this is translated from the coding sequence ATGGGCTTATTTGATAAATTATTTGGTTCAAAAAATAGTAAAACCGTAGAAGTGGACATTTATGCGCCGCTTTCAGGTGAAATTGTTAATATTGAAGATGTACCGGATGTGGTTTTTTCTGAAAAAATCGTTGGCGACGGTATTGCGATTCGTCCGAACGGTGACAAAATTGTTGCACCGGTGGACGGCGTGATTGGCAAGATTTTTGAAACAAATCATGCATTTTCAATGGAATCAAAAGAAGGTATTGAATTATTTGTTCACTTCGGTATTGATACCGTTGAACTTAAAGGTGAAGGTTTTACCCGTGTTGCACAAGAGGGTCAGTCTGTGAAACGTGGTGATACTATTATTGAGTTTGATTTACCACTTTTAGAACAAAAAGCGAAATCTATCCTTACTCCGGTAGTAATTTCAAATATGGATGAAATTAGTGCGTTGGATAAAAAAGTAGGTCAGGTTGTTGCCGGCGATTCAGTGGTTTTATCACTAAAAAAATAA
- the smpB gene encoding SsrA-binding protein SmpB, whose translation MTKKKVKPGSNTIALNKRARHDYFIEEELEAGLSLQGWEVKSMRAGKANISDSYIIFRDGEAYLFGATIQPLTVASTHVVCDPTRTRKLLLNQRELASLFGKANRDGYTIVALSLYWKNAWAKIKIGLAKGKQQHDKRNDIKDREWKMQKERIMKNANRG comes from the coding sequence ATGACAAAGAAAAAAGTAAAACCGGGTTCCAATACCATTGCCCTCAATAAACGCGCAAGACATGATTATTTTATTGAAGAGGAATTAGAGGCAGGGCTTTCTCTACAAGGTTGGGAAGTAAAATCCATGCGGGCGGGTAAAGCTAATATCAGCGATAGTTATATTATTTTCAGAGACGGTGAAGCTTATTTATTCGGTGCCACTATCCAGCCGTTAACGGTGGCGTCCACTCATGTTGTTTGTGACCCGACCCGTACTCGTAAGTTATTGTTAAATCAGCGGGAATTGGCTTCGTTGTTTGGCAAGGCAAATCGTGACGGTTATACTATTGTGGCATTATCGCTTTATTGGAAAAACGCTTGGGCCAAAATTAAAATCGGTTTGGCAAAAGGTAAGCAACAACATGATAAACGTAATGATATTAAAGATCGCGAATGGAAAATGCAAAAAGAACGTATTATGAAAAATGCCAATCGTGGCTAG